The Candidatus Paceibacterota bacterium sequence CCGATAACACGTCCACGCTTTCCGTTTTCTAGACGCTTTGATGTGTCTTTAACATCACGAGCCTTTTCACCGAATAGAGATCGAAGAAGTCGCTCTTCCGCAGTTAGCTGTGTTTCACCCTTAGGTGTGATCTTTCCAACAAGGATATCTCCTGGTCGAACTTCTGATCCAACACGAACCACTCCTTCTTCATCGAGGTTTCGGAGTTTGATTTCACTTACATTTGGAATGTCTGGAGTTGTAACTTCAGGACCTAGTTTTGTATCTCGAACGTTTACAACGAACTCTTCAATATGAATAGAAGTGAACTTGCTGTTTTTAACAATTCTTTCAGAAAGAATAATGGCATCTTCATAGTTTGATCCAGACCATGTCATAAAGGCAACGAACATGTTCTGTCCGATTGCAATCTGTCCATCTACTGATGTAGATGTGTCAGCAAGAACTGTTCCCTTCTTAACTTTGTCACCTGGAACAACTACTGGACGCTGGTGGAAGGCAGTCATACCGTTTGTTCGTGAGAAATTCACGAGCTTGTATTCCTTTTCCTTTCCTTTTGTATTCTTTATAACAATATGTCGTGCATCTGATGCCGCTACAGTTCCTTCTTCTTCGGCAACAATGATTCGTCCTGTGTACTTTCCTGCGATATGTTCAACACCTGTAGCAACAAGTGGAGCTTCAGGCACAATACATGGTGTTGCCTGCTTCTGCATGTTTGATCCCATCAGTGCTCGGTTCGCATCATCGTGGTTTAGGAATGGAATCATCGAAGTCGCAATGGAGAACGCTTGATTTGGAGCAACGTCAATGAAGTGCACCTGTGCTTTTGGTACAATTGCAGGATCACCTTGGTATCGTACTTCCACGTTATCTACTTGAATTTTTCCATCTTCAGAATACGCTGTTGCGGCGTGCGCAATGTTGTACTGCTCTTCTTCAAGTGCATTGAGATACACAATTTCTCCAGTGATTTTTCCGTTTAGAACTTTTGCATATGGAGTCTCGAGCATTCCAAAGTTGTTGATCTTTGCATATCCACACATACGGAGAATAAGACCAATGTTTGGTCCTTCTGGAGTGTGAATTGGACAAAGACGACCATAGTGAGATGGGTGAACGTCACGAACTTCAAATCCTGCTCGTTCACGAGTGAGTCCTCCAGGGCCTAGGGCTGAAAGCGTTCGGAGATGTTCAAGCTCAGTGAGGATATTTTCCTGCTGCATGAACTGAGAGAGTTGGTTTGTTGTGAAGAATTCCTTAATTCGAGCCTGTAGTGGCTTTGGAGAAATAATCTGAATCGGCATTGTTACATCAGAATCGATTGTAGACATTCGGTCCTGAATATTTCGCTTCATCTGAGTAAGGCCAACACGGATCTTGGCCTGGAGCATTTCTCCAACATATCGAACACGTCGACTACCGAGGTGGTCGATGTCGTCAGCAAATGATTCAGGAGTGTTGTTTAGGGCAGCAACATTTCCGAATACTGTAACAATGTCATCGAGTGAAAGTGTCTGGATTCCGAGTGATTCTTCGTCCATAGTCTTTCCAAAACGCTTGTTAAAACGAAAACGGCCTACGCGAGATAGGTCATATCGCTCTTGGCTAAAGAGCGTGTCGATAAATTCACGTGCATTTTCAGGAGTGGCTAGGTCACCGTCACGGAGGCGCTTATGAAGTTCAACATACGCGTCATCAGCAGATGTTGTGTGGTCTTTAGCGAGCGTTGCAGCAATGTGCTTTTCAGCATAAGGAATATTTGAGAATGCCTTTTTGATCTCTTCTGAGTCTGTAAGACCAAAGGCACGAAGAAGGATTGTTCCAGGAAACTTACGCTTTTTGTCGATTCGAATTGAGATAGCACCGTCTGGTTCTGTTTCAATTTCCATCCACACTCCTCGAGCTGGAATTACCTTTGCACCGAAGAGTTTCTTTCCTCGAAGCTCGTTTAGAGTAAAAAATACCCCGAATGATCGGGCGAGCTGAGGAACAATGACACGTTCAATACCACTAATAATAAATGTACCGTGGTTTGTCATCACGGGCATATCTGCCATGAAGATTTCTTGCTCCTTTACTGAGCCAACAATCTTGTTCTTGAAGCGAGCCATGACCTTAACAGGCGCTTCATATGATGTCTTGTTATCTTTTGCGTGAAATTCGTCGTGCTGTGGCTCTCCAATTTTGATACCCGTAAATTCAAGTTCAAACTTCTTTCCTGAGTAATCCTTGATACCTGCAAATTCCTTGAGAACATCTCCAAGGCCTTTTTCGAGGAACCATTTAAACGAATCAGTCTGCGCTTCGACGAGATCTGGCATCTCTACGAGCGGCTTTCGGTACTTGCCGAAGTACTTCATCTCCTTCATTTGGTAATGAGGATTCTTGGCTGCTATCTCGTGCACACGGGAGGCCTGTTGCATGTGTAAGATGTTTTATTGTTTTTATGTATATGTAAAAAATTCTCTAAGACTCAATATCTCAATAGACGGACAAAGCAACGTGCTGTACGCGTTGCTTATATATATTCCAAACTATTCCTTATTGTTACTGCTGCAATACGCTCGAGCGCCGCCAAAAACTCAATCTAGCCGAGTGGAATATCAGTATAACGCATCAACCATGATACGTCAATTTAGGCAAGTCTAACCTGTGGATTCAATATTATGTGGCTCAACAGAGGGAGATTCTTCAGGTTCATTTTCAGGTGGTGTGGACAACCCATTTGATTCATCGTCTATCTTTTTTTCCACTTGATTTTCTTCAACAATTTCTTCTTCAATTGGATCAATTGGCTCTACGGGAGGGTCAACAGGTGGATCGATAGGTCCAACTGGAGGTGGATTGACTGGTTCGTTACCCCCTGCTGTTGCCTGACTACAATCTCCTTTTACCCTTACCCATTCACCTCCTCTGATTTTTACGCACCAATAATCTCCTGTGAGTTCATCCTGAACTTCAAATCCTTTTTTAACTTGTACCGTATCGAATACACCCAAGATGGTATTGGCAACATTTCCAATTGTAGATTGATTTTCAATATCTTCTCTAATTTCTGCAAGCGATTCCTCAATCGAATCAACACGAGTACCTAAATCTTGAAATGCTGAGATAAGAATAGGAACAAATGATCCGTACGAAACAGATTTAAATCCACGTTCATCTGTTGTTACAAAATCCGGAAACACCTCTTCAACTTCTTGTGCAA is a genomic window containing:
- a CDS encoding DNA-directed RNA polymerase subunit beta is translated as MQQASRVHEIAAKNPHYQMKEMKYFGKYRKPLVEMPDLVEAQTDSFKWFLEKGLGDVLKEFAGIKDYSGKKFELEFTGIKIGEPQHDEFHAKDNKTSYEAPVKVMARFKNKIVGSVKEQEIFMADMPVMTNHGTFIISGIERVIVPQLARSFGVFFTLNELRGKKLFGAKVIPARGVWMEIETEPDGAISIRIDKKRKFPGTILLRAFGLTDSEEIKKAFSNIPYAEKHIAATLAKDHTTSADDAYVELHKRLRDGDLATPENAREFIDTLFSQERYDLSRVGRFRFNKRFGKTMDEESLGIQTLSLDDIVTVFGNVAALNNTPESFADDIDHLGSRRVRYVGEMLQAKIRVGLTQMKRNIQDRMSTIDSDVTMPIQIISPKPLQARIKEFFTTNQLSQFMQQENILTELEHLRTLSALGPGGLTRERAGFEVRDVHPSHYGRLCPIHTPEGPNIGLILRMCGYAKINNFGMLETPYAKVLNGKITGEIVYLNALEEEQYNIAHAATAYSEDGKIQVDNVEVRYQGDPAIVPKAQVHFIDVAPNQAFSIATSMIPFLNHDDANRALMGSNMQKQATPCIVPEAPLVATGVEHIAGKYTGRIIVAEEEGTVAASDARHIVIKNTKGKEKEYKLVNFSRTNGMTAFHQRPVVVPGDKVKKGTVLADTSTSVDGQIAIGQNMFVAFMTWSGSNYEDAIILSERIVKNSKFTSIHIEEFVVNVRDTKLGPEVTTPDIPNVSEIKLRNLDEEGVVRVGSEVRPGDILVGKITPKGETQLTAEERLLRSLFGEKARDVKDTSKRLENGKRGRVIGIKVFSREKGDRLESGIIKRIHIEIAQLRNIQVGDKLAGRHGNKGVISTILPEEDMPYMPDGTPIDVILTPLGVPSRMNLGQILEMHLGLAAHTLGYQAIVPPFSGATDAEIKQELVAAGYPENGKVELRDGRTGQTFEQKIAIGMMYILKLHHMVEDKLHMRSIGPYSLITQQPLGGKAQQGGQRFGEMEVWALLGHGAAYNLREVLTVKSDDIVGRAAAFDSIVKGENIKPSNTPASFSVLLSNLKGLGLDVELGGMGGESYSEDDKPRRSRRAPEPEVGGEDTVVAPKGSEE